GTAGAGTTAGTTCTATTGGGTTgagaaaatttattattatatttctttttgtgaTCAAGTTTTTTCTCGTACCTTTTTGGAGCTGGTTTGTCTTCGACCATGTTTGCTTTGGGAGACAAAGTATTGGCCCTTGCATCAGCACACTCCTTTCTTTTGTGTCTTTAATGATGATATGGGTGATCAGATCTGGTAGtaacatttgtttgtgttagtGCTTTAGTTGTTGATTGAAATCATTCCAAGATTACGAAAGTTTTTCACTCAATAGTTCAGACACAAATTCATTAGAAGGCTATGTTATCTGCTTTGATATCTTCAAGCAACTTGTGGTATTCTTTTATATGAGTTTTTATGTCCTTGTCTTCAATCATCTCCCAACGATAGTAGTTTCCTATCACGAACCTTTGTCTAACGACGTTTTTAGCAATGTATTTGAGGACATACCTTATTTGCATAGGTTCAAACATCTATTTGTTTTGTAGGCGTGCTTTAGAAGTAGTAAGTGCAAAAGCGACTTCGTACAGGTCCAACATGATGGACACGTATTTTTGCCAGTGCCAGAAATTTTGATCAGTGAAAACTTCAATTTTTGAGATGTCTGGAAATGGTTTCGCAAAAATGGTTTGAGTTACGAAACATATTGTCAGTCATAAGTCCTTACGGTTGTAGTAAAATTAAAGCTGAAAACACGAAAATATTGGTTTCCTAAAGCGTGGGTGAACATTGTCCGCAAGTACTTATCCACGGTATATCGCGCAAGTCCCTCAGGATACAACAAGAACTTCTCGGATAATAGTGAGGATCAGAACTAGTAAGTAAACTCCTCTAgagtaaaaattgaaaaatttggaAGTAAGAGGAAAGATAAAATTAGTGAAAAAGAATAGAGGAAGTCGTGAGTGAGATGATTTTGGAGCAAATGGGAGAAACATATTCATAGATGGAGATCGTCCCAAGTGCTGATCGTCGGAAGCGGAAGAGACCACCAGAAAAGTGGGGAAGATCTGCGGGAAAGTAGGAaagaagagaaaggaaaggCGTGAACCTTCCCGGTTGTGGCGGTCACGATTATGGGTGGAGAAGGGCAACATCGCACGTCAACCTTGAAGCATATCCAATTTCCTCTACACGTTCCAAGATCCCCTCCAATAGCACACAAAAAAAACGCTCACTTCTACAAGGTTTTCTGCGCACAAActattttccttttgcaataTTTGTTTATACGATTTTACAACAACTATGcctatatattaatatataaataaagatatttttttaaaaatctttgtATCTCTTATATATTTAGCACTCACTAATTTTTTGTACAAGAAGTGAATCAAATAATGAGTTTGACTGTATGAGTGAGTCTAACTACTCGCACTATCTGTACTTTATATCAGTGAGCCTGACTAATTGTATCATTTGTACATATCAATAAGTTTGACTAATTATATCAATAAGTTTGACTAATTCTATCATGTGAGTCTGACTACTTATATAATATGAGTATGACTAATGGTATCATCTATACTTATATTAGTGAGTTTGACTAATTGTATCATTTGTATCTATATCATCTTAGTTTGACTAATTATATCATTTGTGCTTATACTAATAAGTCTGATTACTTGCATGATATGTAGTTGTATTATAGAGTTTGTTTGACTAATCGTATGATTTGTGTTTGTATTACTAAGTCTGACTGATTGTCGACtgtgctatatatatatattcgtaTCATCTGCATTATACTATTTCTTATTTGATAATTGTTTCCACTTCCTTTGTTTTTCGTGTATATCATTTGtcttttataaaatgataaaaataatttaaacatataCACATCACACCTCCATATGTTGGACAACTCTCTCCAGTGGTAAATGCTACATTCCCGAGACTATAGTAGAATGTGGACGTATAGAACAACACAATGACCTTTAGAAGACAATGACCATCTTTATTGACCTTACCACATGGAACCACATTCATCCATGTTATTGTACctattatgattatttttattattcaatcAACTAAGACACATGTGAATCCATTGTACATCATGCAGTAGATTAAGTGTTGTAAAAATGATATGATTAATACAATGAATTTTTCGATATGTGTGTGCGTCTAGATGTGACAAACATCAAACATCTCTTAGAGTTCgagcaaaatatattttttcttctgtAATTCCCTGGCATTAAGCATTGACAACTCTAGAAAAGCTATTTGCTTTATATGGCTCTACATGATTAGGCAAACTCAAGCCATGGTACACTGCCCAATAATAGACAACGACATCAAACTATTGGGAAGATTacgtaaaagaaaaatagagcATTTAATGTTATACAGAGAGCATTTAATGCATCCTACTTAAGAAAGTTCGTCAGAAACAAAAAGGACATCCAAAAGAAGCTAAATCTTCTCAAGGgctaaaaataaatcaataatggCTACTTTCTTTAGAGCCTATATAAAACAactcaagaagaagaagaagaaagtgagAGACTACATTGTATAGTGCAAGAACTCTACTAAAATTTTTTAGCCAACAAACAACTTGAAGAAGAATGTTAGTGTTCATTTCAACAAGCTAGAAGAGAGAGCATTATGCTTACATATTAACAGACAATCAATCTCTCTAGTGAGCAAAAGGCCAGTGATCTACCTATCGCCAACTGTATAACTTCTACATCTTAGTCAAGAGTGAGTGTTTGGCAAATAATACTTAGTTATTAGCAAGGAGCAGATGTTATTTAAAGAATAATTGCTTAAGTCAAAAGTGTCTTGTAAAAGAACACTTGGTTAAGCTAAAATTGACTTATGGAAAGAATACTTGAACGAGGTCAGCCAGAAGTGGTTACGAGCCAAAAACATACTCGGGTCAAGTTAGAAGTGACTTATGAAAGAATACTTGAACAAGGTTAGTCAGGAATGAATGTGAACCAAAAGAATACACAGTAAGCTAGGAGTGACTTGTGTCAAGAATATTTAAGGGATTAGCCAGTAGTAGTTATAAGCTCAAAGAATACTCGCATTATACTTTGCCACATTAATCTGTATGATAAAACATAATTTGTTGATTAAAATTTGGATGTAGTTTATTGTGATAGACAAACAAGTATAAAAATACTGAGAGTATTCTCTCTATTTAAATTGTGATAGACAAAAGAATACTAAGAATTGAACTTTGTTCCAAAATTTTGACTCACAAAAAATGAGTCAAATTGAGTTGAGTCATTTTTACTCGTGAATCAATATGTGAGTTAAGTTTCCTCCCTTTTAAAACATTTAAGTTAAAACATATAAGTTACAAAATGTAGTTATATCCTAAATGGTCACATAGATAGTATTAGACAAGAGGGTACTTTCTCTTCAActattatttaaaaacattCTGATTTAATGTTAATCAACATTCAACATTATTCACACGTGAAGTTACAAACGAAAAATGATAAAAGAACTTACAAAGTGTAGGAAACCTGCATGAGATTTATTTCATTGACCTAAGTGTTAATGCCAATATTTTTCAGggattaaaaatgaaaatgttagttgcacttattttattttctaatgcTTTCAACTTAAATAGATGATAAGGAATATCAACAAGAAGTGAGGAAAACATGTCAAACATAATACTCAGCTAAGGAGGTGAATATGACTTAAAAGAACTAATTTATCAATGGAAGAAAATTGTAAAAGACTTAAATTTCACTAAAACAATTACAATGATCAATCATACAACACTCATATTTTTAAGACAAACGATATTTCACTCAAATAAATATCACccattatgaattttttttttataaaaaaagttattaaagaaattaaaaataacttattttgttAAATTGAATGAAATTGTAGAGAATCAAAATTGGAAGTGGGTGAGTTATGAAGCCAAAAGCTTCCCTAGCTTATTGTGGCAAAGGTGGCATTGGCTTCCAAATCCTTGTCCTATATTCATTGATTGCTCaacttctcatctttctcactaTTTTTGTCCCACCCATGAAATCATCTCTTAATAAGGCCCTACTATAGCTCACGGGTAAGAATGCAAATGCCACGTCACGCctattattttacatattcaaaattatttatgttcaaaattcattttaagATGTGCATAAAACCAGAACTTACTTTCCCAACATTCCGAATCTCCAACTAAAAACAAATAACACAACTTCTCCTTGAATTTAGTTTCACACTGCAACCACTCTGTAGTTCGTATTCAAAATTCGTCTCACTAAGTTTAAACTAAATGAGGTTAagttttaattgtaattttgaCTTCTTAATTGTAGAAGTATTGGTTTACCCTTTAAAAATTGTAGGAATCATTACAGTATACTTAATCTCTTTAAACAACAAAAAAGTCATTCATAACTCGAAAATTGAATCCTATATGTTTAAGATTTGACTGTATGAAGCAGGTAGATGCCCTTTCTCCCTCTTACTCCCAACAATTAAAAGGCATCTGTAAACATTGGAGAGCATAGTCACCATCACCAAAGCATCAAGAGGGACCAGGTATGGGCATCACAGtgaaaactgaattcttaaaaGAGTAGTTGATAATTTTATACCATATTATAATCgaaaaaaaagaggaagaaTAATTCTAGAATTATATTGTGTATTTCTACTGTacaattttcaaaataacattttacGTCGTTTTAAAAATCATCTCAGCACATTGGtctatgattttattttatttctgacTTTCTAAACATCTTccaattaatataaataaactgTTCTACAACATGTGAAAGCTCAAAAGAGATGGTTATGATGGgaaaaatcaaaatagaaaaagctAGGGTTCTTTATTAGTTAACTTTCCTAACACCTTTTTCCCAGATATCTCCATGATGATTCTTTTACCCAATTCACACACTGTCGAAGGTGCATGATACAGCACCAGTTACCAGCGTATTTTCACACCACAAACGACACATTCCGCAAGTAACATACAGACACCGCCTTGCTGCATAAAGTTAACAGTGAAAAGgagaaaagtaataaaattggaaaaatcACATTCAGTGTAAGCTAAGCTACTGCAAGTACTCCAACCTTTTCTGCATCATTAGAACCAAGTACATCCCTGCGTCTGCAACTCTTTTCCATAAGACAATAACATTCATACTCAGATAATGCCTCTTTTccccaaattttattttactttctaAATAACTATTATCTCTCCTTCCTTATCAAATTAACTTTACATTTCTCAATAACATTCTGAATCGGTTATGTACAATGTAAGCTcgtttttaataacttttttccttttttttttctatggaGTGGGGGTTCCTAATAAAATTCTTGACACAAACATTAAGGTGAGAtttattggtaaaaaaaatttaaataaaaaagatgagAAGATGGGATACGTTACATTATGCAGAATCAGTTGTTATGATCCCAAAGCGAAGCTACAGTTTTGTCATGATCACTGAAGAAAAATGAAACGGGAAAAACAAGTTTGTGATTTTGCTTACGACATTGTCTTTACAAGAAGAAAGGGATAAAAGTTTGGTGCTTAGCACTTTATGTGTATAAGAGACAACATGTGTTCCCTCATCACTAAGCATTATGACACTAAACCACTCAGTCAATTACCACTGATTCTTCAGTTTTTATTCACCGAGGCACTACTGGGACTCTGCTGTAAGCACTTCTTTTCTCTGCttgctttttcttctttcatttaaaatatatttgtaattgCAAATGACGAACAATTATTTGGTATAAATACtgattcaatttttattattaattaatataatatagtaGCAACCCATGTATGCCCTTTTCTAAATGAATGAGACTTGAATCCTTGtgaaaaagtaatttttatttttgtaaaggtcctatattttgtttttttattaactgtAAAAAAGATCCTTTCTCAAAATTCATTTTAGGCTTAAAAATACAAAGGTGGTCTCTGTTGTTAACTTGTAAGAAAAAACTCAATAAGTTTATAGAAAGAATTTAAGAAGTGGTCTCTTATACGTGGTTggttggagagagagagaggaaaaaTAGAAAGATGAATTTTAAGTTGATTTGTTTGCAAGGAAAGAACTTTCTTCACTTTATGTGTTGTTTCTTTTCATCTCTTCTTTATTGTTTATTTGTAACAATAAGAATGcatatttaacatttatttgaTGTTTTACTTTAAATATGTATGTATTGTATTCCTCTGATGTATGCTAAAGAGGTGATTAATGTTTTGGGTATGGTTACCTTTTGTTGTGATGATTCCACAGGTCTGTGTACATGGATTTGATTCTGGTGTGGCTGAGCATTCTACCTGGTGCGAGCTGTCTTGAGCCCACATGAAAGCAAGAGCTACTATAATACCGGTGGTCCTATCGTACACTCCAAAGGGTAAAAGAATTGAATAGAGAATAACACATATAGTAATTGGCACGAAGCAAAAGGCATATGAATTCTCCTGCTATTACAATTACGTGTTAGACATCTACACATGGAGCAGTTATAAGTTTTGCTACCTTAAGTGGTAGGCGACCTTACAACCACTTTGATCCACAATTTTCCtcttcaataataaaaataaatactggCTTTTCTCATACTCTTTGCATACTACTTACACTTTCTCAAATCTTCAACTTTAATACAAACTACAATATCCATTTTCCCCACTTTTGCGTGTCAAAACACTAGTCGGACGTTGCAAATAGTAACTCAGATTTTAAAACCGGATTCAATTCAATATTCAGTATTATTTAGGTTATTGATCATCATCACTTACAAATCCTGTTTAAAATCATGTTTTCTACATTTGGACAAGAGGATGAAACCAAAACTGATAAACATGGAAAGACAAACACTCTGATATTATTCATTCAATCTGTGGAAGGGTGAAGTTGTTATTTGCAGCAAAGGAATGTAATTCTGAGACTACTGTTGGTTATAGGAAGAGTCAAATATTTCAATGGAGTTACTACCAAATTGTCATGTGACATTAACTTGAAAGACAACAGCTACCTCCCACCAAACAGAGCATAGTAAAAGCGTTAAGAACAAAAATCCTTCATCCACATGGCTGTACAATGCAATCGCTTTCATCATATGGGATAAAGAAAAAACATTCTAAGAATTGGAGACATTCATTCAAGTACCTCAACAGCCGATGCTTCAAAACGATGCAAAACCCAGGATGCCCATTTCCCTATTCATCAACAGGAGCAGGTAGATTGAGATCAATCAGGCATGGAACAACAGGAGCAGCTTGTTTGATCACCAGAGTGTTCTCCTCGGAACCTCCAATGAAATGTGATCTTTTGTGACCTCCCAAGGCTTGGCCTGACCTGAAAATTTTGTAGCAGATTGGACACTCATGATCCCTGCTTTTCTTAGACTTCAGCTTCTTCTTTGCCTTGCTGGTGGACTTCTTTCCATTGAGAGCCTTGCTGTTGTGAGACCTGGGAGCAGGATACGATTCAGTCTCTGAACTGTTTTCATGGCTCTCCTCTATGGAATCATAAGAATCATAGTCCCTTTCACCCTCCAACTCATACTTCCAACCTTTTGTGCCATTCCCACATACTTCATTACCAAAACCATTTGCTATCTTGCTAGAACCGCCAACTGGATTGTGATAAAGAGAATCGTAGTTGCTTCTCTTTCTTGAATCAAACTTCCTTGCAGTTCCATCTGTTCTATCATAATCCAAATCCTCCATCGCTAATTTCTTTACTAAAGTTGCAGTGTATTTGCTGGACTTATCTCCCACTTTGGGCCACTTAAATTCATCATTTGAGACATCTGAGTCTACCATTTTGGCTTTGGGACCATGTTTGAAATATCTAGAACCTGAATTATCAGAAGCACCTAACTCAACAGACTTTAACTTCATATCATTAACCCTAAGCATCTTCTTGTCAACAAGATCATAAGCATTATTAGAGACAAAGTTATAATTACCATTGCTGACACCAAGCCGGGTGTCAGGAGAGGATGATTTTGCTTCTAGAATGACTGAGTTGTTATCAGAAAATTCTGTAACCGAAG
The sequence above is a segment of the Phaseolus vulgaris cultivar G19833 chromosome 2, P. vulgaris v2.0, whole genome shotgun sequence genome. Coding sequences within it:
- the LOC137811518 gene encoding zinc finger protein ZAT4-like isoform X2, with the protein product MEERKYVCKYCSKRFPCGKSLGGHIRTHMTEERSNADADMFIKSDGVKKKRDLWCEDVVGNPIYGLRENPKKTMRFVHSGGGAAAAGANYEKEERFCKECGKGFPSLKALCGHMACHSDKEKRTIKFEDSDKKLKLVMDSQSDTETCAPSHPRRSKRTRVKTINLSNHPFSSSSPSSSSVVPLANGSSPVSEVEQEQEEVARCLMLLSRDSSFKGRFASVTEFSDNNSVILEAKSSSPDTRLGVSNGSRYFKHGPKAKMVDSDVSNDEFKWPKVGDKSSKYTATLVKKLAMEDLDYDRTDGTARKFDSRKRSNYDSLYHNPVGGSSKIANGFGNEVCGNGTKGWKYELEGERDYDSYDSIEESHENSSETESYPAPRSHNSKALNGKKSTSKAKKKLKSKKSRDHECPICYKIFRSGQALGGHKRSHFIGGSEENTLVIKQAAPVVPCLIDLNLPAPVDE
- the LOC137811518 gene encoding uncharacterized protein isoform X1; the protein is MEERKYVCKYCSKRFPCGKSLGGHIRTHMTEERSNADADMFIKSDGVKKKRDLWCEDVVGNPIYGLRENPKKTMRFVHSGGGAAAAGANYEKEERFCKECGKGFPSLKALCGHMACHSDKEKRTIKFEDSDKKLKLVMDSQSDTETCAPSHPRRSKRTRVKTINLSNHPFSSSSPSSSSVVPLANGSSPVSEVEQEQEEVARCLMLLSRDSSFKGRFASVTEFSDNNSVILEAKSSSPDTRLGVSNGNYNFVSNNAYDLVDKKMLRVNDMKLKSVELGASDNSGSRYFKHGPKAKMVDSDVSNDEFKWPKVGDKSSKYTATLVKKLAMEDLDYDRTDGTARKFDSRKRSNYDSLYHNPVGGSSKIANGFGNEVCGNGTKGWKYELEGERDYDSYDSIEESHENSSETESYPAPRSHNSKALNGKKSTSKAKKKLKSKKSRDHECPICYKIFRSGQALGGHKRSHFIGGSEENTLVIKQAAPVVPCLIDLNLPAPVDE